The genome window ATTGTAAACCGAATCCGGATCTTCCATTTGTACAGACAGCGGCACGACGGTTTCTTTTTTTGAAAATTGGGCATCAATCCAATTGGTGTTTCCGCTACTTTCCAGGTCATCGGACCAGATAAAAGGCTCGCGGATATATGGATCGGGCTTCGTGCCTAGCATGCCGATTTCTTCTCCGTAATAAATGTACGGCTGGCCGGGCAATGTCAGCAGAATGCTTGCCGCCATCTTAATTTTCTCTTTATGGTTGCCGGTGACACTCGCAATCCGGTCCTGATCATGGTTGGTAAGCATGATAGCGTCCACAAAAAGCGGGTTATATTTTTCAAAAACCGCATAACTGGATTGCAGCTTCTCAACAATGTCTTCATCCTTTTCGCCGATAAGCATACGCTGCAAAGCGAAACTGAGATCAAAATGAAAAGTGGCGTCCAGATAACGGAAATAGGGTGCTACTTCTTCTGTCTCCGCCCATACTTCACCAACCGTAAATGCACCCGGCTTGATATCCTGCACGAGTTTTGAAAAATATTGCCAGAATTCAACACTTAAATGTTTCTCCCATTCCGGGTAAACGTGCCGGGCGGCATCCAGGCGAAAACCGTCTACACCTACGTCCACAAGCCAAAAACGAATAATCTTTTCCAATTCTTCCCGTAATGCCTGCGAATGGTAATTGAGGTCGGGCATGCCTTTGTAGAACAGGCCGTAATACTTTTCCAAATCTTCGGAGTTCTCGTGCCATGGATAAACCACCTGCGAATCGTCCGAGGTTTCCCTTTCTGAAATTCCCAGGGCTTCGATTTGTGTGGGCGTCATCCACCAGTAGAATTCGCGATAAGCGTTCGCCGTGTTTTTACGCGCTTCGGAAAACCACGGGTGGAGCGTGCTGGTGTGGTTAATGATCAGGTCGAGGTAAATTTCAATGCCCCGCTCACGCGCACTGGCGAGCAGCTTTTTGAAATCATCCATTGTCCCGAATTCCGGTTCAATGGCATAATAATCCGTCACATCGTATTTATGATAACTGGGCGACGGATGGATCGGCGTGAGCCAGATTGCCTCTATGCCGAGGTCGGCCAGGTAATCCAGTTTTGAAGTAATGCCATTTAAGTCACCAATCCCGTCGCCGTTGGAATCGCAGAAAGAACGGACAAATATCTCGTAGCAAACCCTCGGAATAAATCTTGACTTGTCTGCAATCATATGAATGTTGCCCGAAACCGGACCGGCTCAGCGGATGAAATAAGGTTTCAGCAATTTATAAACAATATGCACCGGTAAGCCCATAATCGTGTAAAATGATCCCTGAATTTTTTCAACCCCAACCATCCCGATCCATTCCTGGATGCCATAGGAACCGGCTTTGTCGAAAGGCTTATATTGGTCAATGTAGTGCGTTAACTCCCAATCTTCCAGTCTGCTGAATGTCACTTCCGCAACATCTGACACAGTCTGAATGCTGTTATCATCCAGCAAACTCACCGATGTAATCACCGTATGCGTCTTGCCGGACAGCTTTTGCAGCATTTGAAATGCCTCCTGAAAATCGGCCGGCTTTCCCAGGATTTCATGATCTGCGACTACAATCGTATCCGCGGTCAAGACCATGTCGTCCGGCCGGAGGCCGAGGAACATTTCTGCCTTTTCCCGTGAAATATAATCGGCAACCGCTTCGGCTGGTAATGTGGCCGGGAATGTCTCGTCCGTTGGCAGCACTTCCACAGTAAAATCAAATCCTGCATCTGCCAGCAACTGCTTGCGGCGCGGTGAATTAGAAGCGAGTATAAGGGGTTTTTGTAACTGAATCATTTAAGGAAAAAGGGAAATGACGCTGATAATCAATGTATTTAAGTTCTGTTAGCAGATATTTTAAAAATTCTTTCACATGCATGAACCATTCATGAGAATATTGATGTTACTACATTAAATGTATATACATCATAATTACATTTTGTCGTCAGCTATGTCTATTGAAACTGATATAAAACAAAAAAAATTTCGAAGCGCCTATCAGCGTCTTGCATTGAACCTGGTTTATACAACCAACTGGCTGGAATCCAAACAACTTGAATTTTTTAAAGGGCACGACATCACCAGCCAGCAATATAATGTACTTCGGATCCTGCGCGGACAGCAACAAAATCCGATCAAGGTAAGTGACATTACGGAAAGGATGTTGGATAAAAATTCTAATACATCGAGGTTAGTGGATAAGCTGTTGGCCAAAAACCTTGCAAAACGATCATCCTGCCCCAACGACAGGCGCGCTGTGGATGTGTTGATTACCGAAGACGGCTTGAAATTGCTGGAAGAACTTGATCCGTTCGTGGAAGAATGGGAAAACCGTTTCAATGTGATTTCCAGCGAAGAGGCAGACCAGATCAGCGCTTTGCTTGACAAACTTCGGGAATCAAATAAGTGATAATGAGCATGAATACCCAAAAATGAATAACCCAATAATTTAATTACAATCAATTAATCCAAAAATGAAAACTACAATGAAATCCGTTAAATTCTTCCTCGCTTCTGTTGCTGTTGCTTTGTTTGTATCAGGCTCTGTTTCAGCTGACGACAAAGTTAAAAAAGCAACTAATCTGAAAGTAAACACTTCAAAAAGTGAGCTTACCTGGGTAGGCAAAAAAGTCACTGGTGAGCATACCGGCAAAATCGCTTTGAAAGAAGGCACTATCGTTATGGACGGCGCTAAATTGACAGGCGGAAAATTTGTTGCCGACCTGACAACAATTACAAACACCGATCTTACCGACAAAGAATACAATGGCAAGTTGATCGGCCACTTGAAATCTGACGATTTTTTCGGCGTTGAAAAACACCCAACTGCAACATTCGTAGTAACGAAAGCGACACCAAAATCAACTGGCGTTTACGAAGTTACGGGCGACCTGACGATCAAAGGCATTACAAAACCTGTAACTTTTCCAGTAACTGTTAAAACAACGGCAACTGGTGCAGAAGCAACTGGCAAAATTGTTGTTGACCGTTCGAAATACGATATCAAATACAACTCCAAGTCTTTCTTCGAAAACCTTGGTGACAAAATGATCAACGATGATTTCACGATTGACGTGAAACTGGTTGCTTCAAAATAATCAACTGAGTTTTAAGATTTTCATGGCTAAGATTGTTAACCTGTCCGACCTTTTGGTTGGGCAGGTTTTTGTTTTTTATACCAAAAAAATCAGTTGTTGAATTCCCTGTATTTTGGAAAATCATCCATAAAATGAATCTGTCCGTTCACCGCTTTGAAGCAATAGTGGGCCATGCCATTGGTAACAGCCAGATATTGAGGTTGTAATGTGAAGTTGTATCGGCTGATCTGCGCAAAGGTGGCATCATTCACAGTAATGAAAGGCGCTTTGCATTCCACCAGTAAAAACGGAAGCGATTCGCCGGACAGGACCATAATGTCCGTCCGTTTCGCTAATGTATTGTATTGCAGGCCCGTTTCTACGGCGAAAAGGGATTTAGGATAACCATATTCTGTGATCAGCAAATGAATAAAATGCTGCCTTACCCATTCCTCCGGCGTGAGCGACACGAATTTCCTGCGTATAATGTCGAAAATATGCGGTTTCCCGTTAACGTGCTTAACTTTGTAAGCAAACGTCGGGAGGTTCAAAGATTCCATGAACGAAGATACACATCACAACAAACGCAGCCAATAAACTCATTGAATTCATGACTACTAAGGAACAAATCGTCGAAAACTGGCTGCCGCGCTACACTGGTACGGCCGTTGAGGACTTTGGAAGTTACATTCTGCTGACCAATTTCGGGAATTACGTGACCATGTTTGCGGAGAAATTCAATGTTGAGGTAAAAGGACAGGGGCGTGCGATGCAAACGGCTACTGCTAAGGATATTACCATCATTAACTTCGGCATGGGAAGTCCAATGGCTGCGACAGTGATGGACCTTTTATCTGCCATTAGTCCAAAAGCGGTTTTGTTTTTAGGTAAATGCGGCGGCTTGAAAAAGACCCAGGTAGGCGATCTTATTTTGCCTATCGCAGCCATTCGCGGCGAAGGAACCAGTGATGACTATATGCCTTCGGAAATTCCTGCATTACCATCATTCCGCCTGCAAAGCACGGTTTCGGCCAGTATTGCCAAGAATAAAATGGATTACTGGACCGGAACGGTTTACACCACGAACCGGAGAATCTGGGAACATGACGACAGCTTCAAAGAATATCTGCGCGATATCCGCGCTATGGCCATTGACATGGAGACGGCTACGATTTTTATTGTCGGTTTTGCCAATTCCATTCCGCATGGCGCATTGCTTTTGGTATCCGACAACCCGTTGGTTCCGGAAGGGGTAAAAACAGAGGAAAGTGATAAAAAAGTGACTACTAATTATGTCAAAATGCACCTTGAAATCGGCATTGAATCATTGACGGAACTGGCGAGGTCCGGTGCGTCTGTGAAACATCTGCGATTTGAAAATTGATCAGCAAAATGAGTGAAGCTACATTATATGAGCGCATCGGCGGCGATGCGGCGCTAAGGCAATTAACGGATAAATTTTACGACCTGGTTTTCAATCATGAGTTGATTTCCAGGCTGTTCAAAAGTGATAAAGAAGAAATAAAGGAGAAACAGCGCCTCTTCCTCACCCAATTTCTAGGCGGCCCGCAACTCTACTCCGACATTCACGGCCACCCCATGATGCGCGCCCGCCACATGCCCCACGTCATCACCGAAGACGACGCCGTAGCATGGCTGCAATGCATGTCCGAAGCAGTAGGAACGCTCCCCATCAGCAAGGAGCTCAAAGACGAGTTATTCGACCGTTTTCCCAGGACAGCATTTTTCATGGTAAATCGGTGAGTTGTTAAAATTTTGTTACCAAACTTTGTTTTTGCGTCTAACTATGAAAACGAACACAAAAACAACTTACATGATGACTGTGAAGATTTTAAATGAGCATGACTATCGTGCAGCCCTAGAAAGAATGGAGATCATTTTTGATGCAAAAAGTGGCACCAGGGAAAGCGACGAGGCTGATTTGTTGGCAGCAATGATTGATGAATTTGAGAAAGAAAATTATCCGATTCATTAGGTAGCCAGCTCTTTTTTAATATATTCAAAAACATCGTCTAGGGAAATATCAGTGCTTTCCTGAACGGTCCCGTCGGCTCTATGTTTATGGTGGGGAAAAGTCGGCAAGTTTGGGAAGTGCGGCGCGTTATCCCAGCGTATAAGCAAATCTCCGTTTTCTTTTTGCCAATGAAATGCATATTTCCTGCGGTTTGCCTCTACGTATTCTCTTACATAAAGCGATGTATCGTTATGAAATCTGATTTCCAGATTAATATAATAGCTCTCAGAAAATTCGCGGAAGTCATTAATTGTATAGGAAGCGACGAAACGCTTGTCATCCAGCCACTTGAAAATCTCCATTCCTGATATCAGCTATTTTTGAATCTATTTCTGACAGGAACTGAGTATAGGCTTTCCATTCGATAAGATCGTCCCAGGCTTGGAAATCCTCAGACGTTGCAGTTTCAAGCTTGGCTTCAAATGCTTTAAGATCAGCGTTATATTTCTTTTCAAGAAAATTAATTTTATCCTGAAATTGCTGCCTTTGAGCTAAATAATCCAACAAAACCCAATTGCCGATTTGTTTTTTAGTCAGCGTAAGCATAATATTTTTGTAGCCGGTTTCTAACAAATTTAAATATTCCGAAAGGTTAAACAAGTTTTATCAGACATTAGTTAAGTTCTTTACCTTTGCCGCATGAATTTTAAAGAGCAGTTAATCCAGTATCCGATTCTTGAAATTGTGGCGAAGGCTGCGGCGGAGCTGGGGGTGGAGGCATATGTTATCGGTGGATTTGTAAGGGACCTGATACTCAAAAGGAATAGTAAAGATATTGACATCGTTTCGATCGGGAGCGGCATTGAACTGGCCGAAAGTGTTGCCAGCCAGCTCGGCCCCGACGTTTTTGTGAGCATATACAAGACCTTCGGCACGGCGCAAATCCGCCAGGGCGATCTGGAAATCGAATTTGTAGGGGCGCGCAAAGAATCTTACCGCGCGGATTCCCGGAAACCCGCAGTGGAAGACGGCACATTGAGCGACGATCAGAACCGGCGTGATTTTACAATCAATGCCATGGGGATCAGCCTTAATAAGGGAACATTCGGTGAGCTCGTGGATCCGTTTGAAGGGATGCGGGATATAAAAAGAAAGATCATCCGAACGCCGCTGGAACCGGAGATTACATTCTCCGACGACCCGCTGCGTATGATGCGGGCGATCCGCTTTGCCAGCCAACTTAACTTCGACATTGAGCCCAATACATTCGACGCGATCATTAAAATGAAGGATCGCATTGAGATCGTTTCGATGGAGCGCATTTCGGATGAACTGAATAAAATAATCCTGTCACCAACACCTTCTTACGGTTTCAAGTTGCTGTATCACGCAGGCATTTTACAAATCATTTTCCCGGAAATGATCGAATTGCTTGGCGTGCAAACCATTGATGGCAAGGGACATAAGGATAATTTTTACCATACATTACAAGTGCTGGACAATGTGTCCCAAAACACAGATGATCTTTGGCTGCGCTGGGCAGCGATCCTGCACGATATTGCGAAACCTGCCACCAAGAAATTTGATAAACGCGTCGGCTGGTCATTCCATAACCACGAGGAAGTAGGTGCGCGCATGGTGCCCGTCATTTTCCGGCGGATGAAACTGCCTTTGAATGAAAAAATGCGTTTTGTTAAAAAGCTTGTGCGATTGCATTTGCGGCCCATCGTTTTGTCCAAAGAAGAAATAACAGACTCCGCCATGCGACGCCTGCTCGTGGAAGCGGGAGAAGACATTGAGGCATTGATGAAACTCTGCCGGGCCGACATTACTTCCAAAAACCCCGATAAAGTAAAGCGCTTCCTGCAAAACTTTGATCTGGTGGAACAGAAGTTGAAGGACCTCGAAGAACGCGATAAGCTGCGCAACTTCCAACCCGTTATTACGGGCGAAATGATCATGCAAGCGTTCGGCTTGAAACCGGCAAAGGAAGTCGGCATCATCAAAGAGGTGATACGGGAGGCCATTCTGGAAGGCATTATTCCAAATGAATTTGATCCCGCATACGCGTATATGGTGCAAGAGGGCGAAAAAATGGGCTTAACTTTACAATCATAAAATCTGACTCCTCATTACAATTAAATGGAAAATAATACGCAGTTTAAACGCTTCTTCGGCGCACTTCTCACTATCCTGGGCATTTCGGTTCTGCTTTTTGCCTGCATCGCATTTTTATCCGACAAGCCCGTTCTGGGACTTACCGTTTCCAAGTGGGAATCCGTGGTTCCGTTTCTGGTTGGCACCGTGTTTTTGCTTACCGGTGTGAACCTTGTTAAGGGCTGACCGAGCGCACCAGTGTGGCTCCAACTGTGCATTCCAGACATTTCCGGAATGTACAGTAATTGTTATACCACTCTATAAGCGCCTGAGAATCAGCGGCGGTCTTGACATTCATTCCTAATATTTCCCACTCCCGCGTAATGCGGTTTTTTTCTGCGCCGATTTCCGACAACCAATAAATGGCCTTTTCCAGCAGTTCGGGCTGTTGCCGGTGCTTTGCATAGGCGACCAAAAGTGGCACAGCGCCATTGACAATCAGTAAGTTTGCTGAGTCTTTTCCCAGAAACGGCACCTTACCTTTTGATTTTTTACCAAAAAGATAATGGTCCTGCCAATAATCCGACTGCTCTATCTGGAACATGGCCTGCAAGTTCGAAAACGACTGCGCAGATATAATCTCAGGAAACAGATTCCCGTTTTTATGCAGCAACCGGGCAAATTGAGCGAGGCGAACCGTTGGGAAACCAGCAGGCCGCATCCGCAGGTTCTTCCATTCATGACCATTCATTTGCTGATCTTTCAAACCATATTTCGCACTCAAAAATTGATGTTCCGCTCGTAGCTGACGAATGTAAGGGTCATTGGAGTCGGCGGGGATGAGTCCTGCACAACCGAAAAGCAATGCTTCAATCTGGTTGACTTTTTCGCGGTGTTTCCGGATTATTTTCCAGGGAACAATTTCAGTAAGCCGCGCGAATGGTGCTTCATTTAATTTAAAACCAAAATGCCTGCCCAACCATTGATAAGCCGTTTCTTCCCAATCGTTGTTGTTTTTACTTAGTAAATCCATCACCAGCGCGGCTTTCCGATCGAGCCTTTCGAGCAGTACGCGGTCGAGCATTCCGTATTTTTGTATGTCGTGCACCTGCGCGAACATGGATGCACATGGAATCGTCTCGGTTTCATCCTGCAATGTCGCATATCGTTCCAGAACCGATTGATTGACGATGTTCTTTAATGTCAGAGTCGGCAGTAATGTGCCGTCCCGCCTTATAATGGGCCGGTCATTTTCCCACACCACATGCAGGATCACTGTTTCATATGCAGGATCGGTTTCATGGTTATGCAGAAACCAGTCGGAGGATTTAACATGTATTTCAATGCTTCCTATCCATTGACAATCTTCGATATTGACCCGCGCTTCGGAAAAATCAGGGCCTGCATTGGCGTTCCTGTGGCCTGTTCGGAGGATGGAGAGCTTGCTGCCTTCATCGGTGCAAAGGGCTTCGTTGGCGAAATATTGGAATCGCCATATAAAACTCAGGATATCTTCATTCATCGCATTTAGAATTAGCGTGTGTAGAAATATTTAATGTAATGGCCTTTATTTTCTTTGTCTAAACCTGATTAGTTTCTGTTCTTTGTACGCTGATGTTTTGGTTTGGTCACAGGTTTTTGAAGTAAAAAGTTTTATGCTCCGCCGTTTGCAATTTATTGCGCTTAGAATTCTCATTGTTTTTTTCGTTCTTTCAATCTTTTGGGTGCTGGTTTTGAAGTTCTTACCGGTTTGGGTAACGCCATTTATGCTATCCAGAAAAATCGAAGCGTTCCGGGCCGACGAGGACACGGAAATCCATCACGATTGGGAGCCTTATGAAAATATTTCAAAGGAAGTTGCGCTGGCGGTTGTAGCATCCGAAGATCAGAATTTCCCGAACCACTGGGGATTCGATTTTGACCAGATCTATAATGCAGTGACAGAGAAGCGGAAACGCGCGCGCGGAGCCAGTACGATCTCGCAGCAGGTTGCCAAAAACGTCTTCCTATGGCATGGCAGAAGCTTTGTCAGGAAAGGTTTGGAGGCTTATTTCACTGTCTTAATCGAAGTTATCTGGGATAAAGAGCGCATTCTGGAAGTCTATTTGAATGTTGCAGAAATGGGGAGAATGACATTTGGCGTAGAAGCAGCCTCATTAAGATACTACAAGAAATCTGCCAAAAAGCTATCCCGCGCCGAAGCCGCCCGCATCGCCGCAGTGCTCCCAAACCCCGTCCGTTTCTCGATCAAAAACCCATCCGGCTACGTCCAAAAACGAACCGGTCAGATCGTACGGCAAATGCGGTATCTGGGTGGGCAGAAGTATATTGCGGATTTGTGAAGCAAGTGCATCTATAAATCTTAATTCTAGGGGAAATAAAAATGACCTGTCATAAATGGCAGGTCATTGGTCTATTACTTGGTTACGTTGTCCGAGGACAAGAGGCTTTTCCAAGCATCGCACACAAAAATATCTATGTTTGGCGAACAAAAAAAGCGCTGATGCATGTCAATTTCAATTCCCCCGACTTTTCTCTTTCAAAAACTTGTAAGTCCGGTGCCTTGCCAGGGCTGGGTTGAGTTTTTCGAATAATCCTTGGCTTTTGAGCGCGTACCAGTTGATTTTCAAGAGGTAAAGGCTTACGAATGAGCTTAGGTTGCTTTGGATGAAGGTGCTGGTTTTGGTTTGGAGGTCCAGGCGTTCGAGGGCTTGCAGACCGCGCCAGTAATCGATGCTGTCGGCTTGGGACCTGTTTCTGGCGCGTCCTTCACCGGCGGTGTAGATGAGCAGGCGGTCGTCGGAGGGCTTTTGAATGTTATTCCAGTAATCCCGCCATTCTTCATTGCTTCTGGAATTGCTGACGACGGATCTTGAAATGTCCGTAGTGTCGAGCTGGATCTTTACACCATTTTCAAGAAAAAAGAAAAGCTGGCCTTTCAGCTGGGAAACCTGCATTTGGTACAGGTTGGGAACCAAGTCCTTTTCCATGAGCAAATTAATGCTGTCCTGGCCGAGCTTGATCGAATGTACAGTTGCTGCGAAGCCTTTTTCCCGGGTCAATAAAATGGCCTTGCGACCTTTCATTTGTTCCGGGTTGACAATTTTTATTTTAATAATCTGACCAAAAGCAGGGGATAGGAGGAAGAAAAAAGCAATAACCCGGAGGAAACATTTGGTCATCTTGCAACGGAAATTTAGACGCAGCCGGCTTTAAGTGGCCGGCTTTTGACAAGTAAATTAGGAAAAAAATCCCAGAATCGATTTGCCAGAAGCCGGCACGCGGACCGCGTCTATTACTTGATCTCAACCTTGATCAAAACAGGCTGGTGATCAGATGGGTAACGTTGCTCTTTGGCATCTGTTAGAACGCCGTATTTAAGCACATTAATGTTCTTGCTTACAAAAATATAATCGATGCGTTTGTCCATAGCCGCGTCAAATTTGAAACTGTTAAATGTTCCTTCCGGACCGTAAGGAGGCTGTTTTGTAACCTCATGCGAATCGTTAAGCAATCCTTGGATGGTCTTAATCTGCTCGGTCTCAGGCGTTGAGTTGAAATCACCTGTAAGGATAACCGTAGATTTTCCGGCGATCTCGCTGATCTTCTTCACCATTAAATGACCCGATTGTCTGCGGGCCTCAACACCCTGGTGATCAAAATGAACATTGAAAAAATAGAATTCTTTTTTGCTTAGCAAATCCTGAAACTTGACCCACGAAGCAATTCTGTTACAGCAGGTTGCGTCCCAGCCCTTGCCAGGCTTGTCGGGTGTTTCGCTAAGCCAGAAATCGCCTGATTGCAGGGCTTTGAAACGGTCTTTTTTGTAAAAGATGGCCGAATGTTCTCCGCCTTCCTTGCCATCATCCCGGCCTTTTCCGTAGAATATGAATTCTGTCAATTCGGCCACATCTTTTAATTGACCTATCAGTGCTTCTTGTACACCGAAGATGTCAAATTCATGGAACCGGATCAACCCTTTCACATTTTCCTTGCGGTTGGGCCAGGCGTTTACACCATCATTCGCGGTGTTATAGCGGAGGTTATAAGAGGCAACATTGATCGTATTTTTTTGCGCAAAAGTGCTTTGCGATAATGCTAACATCAGGGAAAGGGCGAAGGCGATTTTTTTCATTTAAAACTTATGATTTGTGAACGGAAGCAAAGTTAATAGGCTTGCCGGTTATTGATATTTTGACTGCGTGATCATTTTCCCTTTTTTGCAAGCAGAAACTTTCCGACCACTTCGCCATCGTCCCGGATCATTTTCAGGTCAAGGTGTTTTTTGGTCGCATGCAGTTTGATCAATGTTCTTTTGCCTTCCAGCGGGCCCCCGCCGATCACAATCGGATAATTGTGCGTTGCGTCCGGCTCGTGCGTGGCGTAGCGGTGCGTATGGCCGGAGATCTGCAAGTCGATTTTTGCCTTGTTCAAAACCGGGCCGAAAAGCTCGCGACAATGTAATGTTCCATGCCAATCCCCGGAATGGTAAGGCGATATGTGGATGAGGACGATCCGGAAATCGGCTTTCTTGAAATCCGTGGATTCCACTTCTTTTTCCAACCACTTCTTCTGAACCTCACGATAACGGTCAAAGGCCGAAAGTCCGCCATATTCCACGCTGTCATCCGTCTTGTCCTCCCCCGAATCCAGGACCACGAACCGCACCGGTCCGCGCGTGAAAGCATAGTAATATTTGTTTTCGGGATAGGCATAATAAGCCGGAATATGCCTCGAAAAGCTTCCCCGGCATTCATGATTTCCCTGCGTGAGGATAAATGGGATTTCGGAAGCAAATATGTCCGTTGCGGGCTTGATCAAATGGTTAACCATCTGAATTTCTTCGGTTACCCAATCAAAACAATCGCCGTTGAAAACCACAAAGTCATAATCGCGGTTGTTACCCGTATAACCGTGGCGGTAAAGGAGTTGCGGGATAATTTGCGGACGGTCGTGAATGTCGTTGAAGATTACCATTTTAAACTCTTCCTCATTTTCAGCCGGTGTTTTGAAGCCAAACATCGCACTGGCAATGGTGTCGCCAAACTCAACTTTCGAGCCTTTATAGCCCGTTATTTCCGTGGAAACAATTTTGTATTTGTGCTCCGTGCCCGCATTTAATCCGCTTAATGTCACCTTATTGATGCGATTATTAGCTTCAATCAGTCCGTTGTTATAGCCAAATTCCCGCTTGCTGGTGTAAGTCCCGGCCCCGTATTCGACCCAGCTGAAACTGTTTTTATGCGTGATCCACATGATGGTCACCTCGTTGGTGCCCATATTTTGTAAATAAGGGCCCGCCACGAAATGGTTTTTTTCTTCTAACGAAGCATTGGAGTCGCCGGCTTGCGCAGCAGATAATGGCAAGAGGCTCAGCGCGCCGATCTGCGACATTTTTTCAAGAAACGACCTTCTGTCTGAAAGCATATTTTATGGGTTTAGGAATAGATGCAAAGCTTAAAGTTACTTCCAGTTTGGATTCTGGGTGAGGTTTGGATTCAATAGCCTTTCCTGTGTGGGGATTGGATATAGGTAGTCCTTGTTTTCGTCAAACTTTTTGGTAATGTGGCTGTTGATAACAATGTTCCCTCCTTTATTGCCATTTTCCAGAAGGATCTCGCTGCCGAGTTTCAACAACTGCGCGCCGGGAACAGCCGGCTTCGTGCCTTCATAAATGACAAGGTCAATCTTTCCATTCTTATCCAGATCGTAATTTCCTGGACCGGGAAAATACATTCCTTTAAACTGTTTCGTGAGCAACTGG of Dyadobacter chenhuakuii contains these proteins:
- a CDS encoding alpha-amylase family glycosyl hydrolase, whose amino-acid sequence is MIADKSRFIPRVCYEIFVRSFCDSNGDGIGDLNGITSKLDYLADLGIEAIWLTPIHPSPSYHKYDVTDYYAIEPEFGTMDDFKKLLASARERGIEIYLDLIINHTSTLHPWFSEARKNTANAYREFYWWMTPTQIEALGISERETSDDSQVVYPWHENSEDLEKYYGLFYKGMPDLNYHSQALREELEKIIRFWLVDVGVDGFRLDAARHVYPEWEKHLSVEFWQYFSKLVQDIKPGAFTVGEVWAETEEVAPYFRYLDATFHFDLSFALQRMLIGEKDEDIVEKLQSSYAVFEKYNPLFVDAIMLTNHDQDRIASVTGNHKEKIKMAASILLTLPGQPYIYYGEEIGMLGTKPDPYIREPFIWSDDLESSGNTNWIDAQFSKKETVVPLSVQMEDPDSVYNHYKTLIHLRKSEPALSQIFAPNLHRVCLQDDQMLSYFRPHVDKSLVIIHNLSSYDKPILMPDDKADFKHILFSTDPQHSGILQNMQLAPHCSLILASHS
- a CDS encoding Maf family nucleotide pyrophosphatase gives rise to the protein MIQLQKPLILASNSPRRKQLLADAGFDFTVEVLPTDETFPATLPAEAVADYISREKAEMFLGLRPDDMVLTADTIVVADHEILGKPADFQEAFQMLQKLSGKTHTVITSVSLLDDNSIQTVSDVAEVTFSRLEDWELTHYIDQYKPFDKAGSYGIQEWIGMVGVEKIQGSFYTIMGLPVHIVYKLLKPYFIR
- a CDS encoding MarR family winged helix-turn-helix transcriptional regulator; the encoded protein is MSIETDIKQKKFRSAYQRLALNLVYTTNWLESKQLEFFKGHDITSQQYNVLRILRGQQQNPIKVSDITERMLDKNSNTSRLVDKLLAKNLAKRSSCPNDRRAVDVLITEDGLKLLEELDPFVEEWENRFNVISSEEADQISALLDKLRESNK
- a CDS encoding YceI family protein; amino-acid sequence: MKSVKFFLASVAVALFVSGSVSADDKVKKATNLKVNTSKSELTWVGKKVTGEHTGKIALKEGTIVMDGAKLTGGKFVADLTTITNTDLTDKEYNGKLIGHLKSDDFFGVEKHPTATFVVTKATPKSTGVYEVTGDLTIKGITKPVTFPVTVKTTATGAEATGKIVVDRSKYDIKYNSKSFFENLGDKMINDDFTIDVKLVASK
- a CDS encoding type I restriction enzyme HsdR N-terminal domain-containing protein, which gives rise to MESLNLPTFAYKVKHVNGKPHIFDIIRRKFVSLTPEEWVRQHFIHLLITEYGYPKSLFAVETGLQYNTLAKRTDIMVLSGESLPFLLVECKAPFITVNDATFAQISRYNFTLQPQYLAVTNGMAHYCFKAVNGQIHFMDDFPKYREFNN
- a CDS encoding AMP nucleosidase gives rise to the protein MTTKEQIVENWLPRYTGTAVEDFGSYILLTNFGNYVTMFAEKFNVEVKGQGRAMQTATAKDITIINFGMGSPMAATVMDLLSAISPKAVLFLGKCGGLKKTQVGDLILPIAAIRGEGTSDDYMPSEIPALPSFRLQSTVSASIAKNKMDYWTGTVYTTNRRIWEHDDSFKEYLRDIRAMAIDMETATIFIVGFANSIPHGALLLVSDNPLVPEGVKTEESDKKVTTNYVKMHLEIGIESLTELARSGASVKHLRFEN
- a CDS encoding globin domain-containing protein, whose translation is MSEATLYERIGGDAALRQLTDKFYDLVFNHELISRLFKSDKEEIKEKQRLFLTQFLGGPQLYSDIHGHPMMRARHMPHVITEDDAVAWLQCMSEAVGTLPISKELKDELFDRFPRTAFFMVNR
- a CDS encoding toxin-antitoxin system TumE family protein; this encodes MEIFKWLDDKRFVASYTINDFREFSESYYINLEIRFHNDTSLYVREYVEANRRKYAFHWQKENGDLLIRWDNAPHFPNLPTFPHHKHRADGTVQESTDISLDDVFEYIKKELAT
- a CDS encoding CCA tRNA nucleotidyltransferase; translated protein: MNFKEQLIQYPILEIVAKAAAELGVEAYVIGGFVRDLILKRNSKDIDIVSIGSGIELAESVASQLGPDVFVSIYKTFGTAQIRQGDLEIEFVGARKESYRADSRKPAVEDGTLSDDQNRRDFTINAMGISLNKGTFGELVDPFEGMRDIKRKIIRTPLEPEITFSDDPLRMMRAIRFASQLNFDIEPNTFDAIIKMKDRIEIVSMERISDELNKIILSPTPSYGFKLLYHAGILQIIFPEMIELLGVQTIDGKGHKDNFYHTLQVLDNVSQNTDDLWLRWAAILHDIAKPATKKFDKRVGWSFHNHEEVGARMVPVIFRRMKLPLNEKMRFVKKLVRLHLRPIVLSKEEITDSAMRRLLVEAGEDIEALMKLCRADITSKNPDKVKRFLQNFDLVEQKLKDLEERDKLRNFQPVITGEMIMQAFGLKPAKEVGIIKEVIREAILEGIIPNEFDPAYAYMVQEGEKMGLTLQS